In Gemmatimonadales bacterium, the DNA window GGCTGGCGCTGCTGTGGCCGGCCGCCCAGGTGCACGCCCACGACTCCGATCCGGCGGCACTCGACGCCTGCCGCGAGACGGCGCGCGCCAACGGCGTCCTCGACCGGCTGCACCTGGGGGGCGCCGTCTCCGCCGAGGACCTCGGGCGCTTCGGCGCCCTGGCGGACGGTCTCATCGTCTGTGATTGCGAGGGGTGCGAGCTGTCGCTCTTCACCCCGCCCGTCGTGGAGCGGCTGGCCGGGTGCGACGTGATCGTGGAGCTGCACGACTTCATCGATCCGACGATCTCCTCCACCCTCGTCGAGCGGTTCCGGCCCAGCCATGCGGTGCACACCGTGCGGACCGCGCGGCGCCATCCGGGCCGGTTCGCGGCGCTCCGCGGACTCTCCCCGCTGGCCCGCGAGCTGGCCATGGCGGAGCAACGCCCCGGACCGATGGAATGGCTGCTGGCCAGGTCGCGCCCCGGAGCGCGCACCCCGGGATGAGCGCCCCCCGGCGTGGCTGACCCCGGGATCGAGCGCCGCGCCGCCCGGATGACCGCCGTGGCGAGCGTGCGCCAGGTGCTCGCGCTGCCGCTCGGGCTGCTGTCCGCCATCACCGTCGCCCGTCTCTACGCGCCGGCCGACCTCGGGCGCTTCG includes these proteins:
- a CDS encoding class I SAM-dependent methyltransferase, whose amino-acid sequence is MEAEPLESSPPAPGARPGTFAARVARRTAASPRWWAVVGSRLVRLGELLRRSRLDATREAEAALAGSPALAARMVLDGPFRGMRYPAPRAFGSMLYPKLVGSYECELHPWLEQLRRRPYAHVMDIGCAEGYYAVGLALLWPAAQVHAHDSDPAALDACRETARANGVLDRLHLGGAVSAEDLGRFGALADGLIVCDCEGCELSLFTPPVVERLAGCDVIVELHDFIDPTISSTLVERFRPSHAVHTVRTARRHPGRFAALRGLSPLARELAMAEQRPGPMEWLLARSRPGARTPG